From one Planococcus citri chromosome 3, ihPlaCitr1.1, whole genome shotgun sequence genomic stretch:
- the LOC135839798 gene encoding uncharacterized protein LOC135839798, whose amino-acid sequence MLTSKCSRGLHSLYKRHINVSFKQTRSAYIVLLPEVDTELAEKLLSVHEDLPAFSKLSTDKIGTMMGKQIVDYECSVRNMDRKLEETPHLYPDLFEDILDPLEKVTSSFDTIWGLLKTLYLGNSNLVPATTYFSLATRGVHARGVRFQAESLYRACKSCDKSKVTEEQARLVEKHVVEGDLSLLDAKPRFRTIGQLKTQKLIDRQYHFRIRVEAARAQFFLTIDDSMIVRDFPKSVLKLMSTAGNDSIEGPWTVKLNFNIGDKFMEYCPDRDLRWLVWNAEDKAASLVEENRELANSVCLEEIRFMRHELAVVAGYKNHFEANLKTKMAGSIENIRNTLDSFLAVAKPAQMEEILALQDFANANNFEYPLQLWDLPYWSRKFKYSIFNFDDEKLRNYLPADKVVDGLFNLCSRLFGIKIQQQKETDVWHPDVKFYYIYEADGDKPVAGFYFDLYSRDNKMRVLEGDVQLISIRNASRVTRRVLPLTAFLMNLPPPSDEKPSLMSFSEVCAMFGKFGHNLQYLLCKSSYADVAGLNFVEYDAVGICSEFMKNWVYDPETFDSIHGHYDTGDKITDKVDLQGVKNHLAGYKMCKEIYKAKLDIRMHTETQKFWNDMLPEMWDDHFIFPMSKYHSDPVRYVDIFSGPWGAAYYSHLWSQMVAADAYQAFLDEKTDESNLGIRFRDTFFAFGGSCHAGEVFRRFRGRDPQPKILLNQLGLTNTNLDSKSKESVEDPNVAYTC is encoded by the exons atGCTGACATCCAAATGTTCACGCGGCTTGCATAGCCTTTATAAAAGGCATATTAATGTGAGTTTCAAACAGACTCGCTCCGCGTATATTGTACT TTTACCCGAAGTTGATACCGAGTTAGCCGAAAAACTATTATCCGTTCACGAAGACTTACCAGCTTTCTCGAAATTATCCACAGACAAGATCGGAACCATGATGGGTAAACAAATAGTCGATTACGAATGTTCTGTACGCAATATGGACAGAAAATTGGAAG AAACTCCACATTTGTATCCGGATCTGTTTGAAGACATACTCGATCCTTTGGAAAAAGTCACTTCATCGTTTGATACTATATGGGGTCTCTTGAAAACTTTATATTTAGGCAATTCGAACCTAGTTCCAGCTACTACTTATTTTAGTTTAGCCACTAGAGGAGTGCACGCTAGAGGGGTCAGATTTCAAGCAGAAAGTCTTTATAGAGCTTGCAag TCTTGTGATAAATCCAAAGTTACCGAAGAACAAGCGCGTTTGGTTGAAAAGCACGTGGTTGAAGGTGATTTATCTCTTCTAGACGCTAAACCCAGATTCAGAACTATCGGGCAACTTAAAACTCAGAAACTTATTGATAGGCAGTATCATTTTAGAATTCGTGTCGAG GCCGCGAGAGCACAGTTCTTCTTAACAATTGACGACTCGATGATCGTTCGAGATTTTCCAAAATCTGTTCTGAAATTAATGAGTACTGCTGG AAATGATTCAATCGAAGGACCATGGActgtgaaattgaatttcaatatcGGCGATAAATTCATGGAATATTGTCCAGATCGTGATCTTCGATGGTTAGTGTGGAACGCAGAAGATAAAGCCGCTTCTCTGGTCGAAGAAAATAGAGAATTGGCGAACAGTGTATGCCTCGAAGAAATTCGTTTTATGCG GCACGAATTAGCGGTAGTTGCTGGATATAAAAATCATTTCGAGGcaaatttaaaaacgaaaatggCAGGAAGTATTGAGAATATTCGGAATACGTTAGATTCATTTTTGGCAGTTg CGAAACCTGCTCAAATGGAAGAAATTTTAGCTCTTCAAGACTTCGCTAATGCTAATAATTTCGAGTACCCTTTACAGTTATGGGATCTCCCGTATTGGTCTAGAAAATTTAAGTATTCGATTTTCAA TTTCGACGATGAAAAGTTAAGGAATTACTTGCCCGCGGATAAAGTTGTCGATGGCTTATTTAACTTATGTTCGCGATTATTTGGTATCAAAATACAACAGCAGAAGGAAACGGATGTTTGGCATCCGGATGTGAAATTCTATTATATTTACGAAGCTGATGGCGACAAACCGGTTGCTGGATTCTATTTTGATTTGTATTCGAG AGACAATAAGATGAGAGTCCTCGAGGGTGATGTACAGTTGATTTCTATCCGAAATGCATCTCGCGTTACGAGACGTGTTCTACCATTGACcgcttttttgatgaatttaccGCCACCGAGTGATGAAAAACCATCTTTGATGTCTTTCAGCGAAGTGTGCGCTATGTTTGGCAAA tttggacACAATTTACAATACTTGCTATGCAAATCGTCGTATGCGGATGTGGCTGGTTTGAATTTCGTAGAATACGACGCAGTTGGCATTTGTAGcgaattcatgaaaaattg GGTGTATGATCCTGAAACGTTCGATAGTATCCACGGCCATTACGACACTGGCGATAAAATCACCGATAAAGTTGATTTGCAAGGTGTAAAGAATCATTTAGCTGGTTATAAAATGTGCAAAGAAATATACAAAGCGAAGCTGGATATTCGTATGCACACTGAAAC CCAAAAATTCTGGAATGATATGCTACCAGAAATGTGGGACGATCATTTCATCTTTCCAATGAGTAAATATCACAGCGATCCGGTACGATATGTAGATATCTTTTCCGGTCCCTGGGGCGCTGCCTATTACTCTCATTTGTGGTCGCAAATGGTGGCAGCTGACGCGTATCAAGCATTTCTCGATGAAAAAACTGACGAATCTAATTTAGGCATCAG ATTTAGAGATACCTTTTTCGCGTTCGGAGGAAGCTGCCATGCTGGTGAAGTCTTTCGTCGTTTCAGAGGTCGTGATCCGCAAccgaaaattttactcaatcaGTTAGGATTAACGAACACGAACCTCGATTCCAAAAGTAAAGAATCCGTCGAAGATCCAAATGTTGCTTATACTTGTTGA
- the LOC135839801 gene encoding tonsoku-like protein has product MEERKLRKRKEKAINESNYEQIYTYCKELGDEHTKVEEYEEALAEYKEAERAAKKLQNKLFVAIANRMIGETLCNMGEFEKAIAHQKVYYNFSKEENDLVEEQRALATLGRTYFVEAESFSNEDQDKKKCLQLSRKYYLKSLNICDRLSQSNKLSQRELSEMKARLYLNLGLILESEGDIDSGFEHVAKAINICKHLELLEILCRCYTAQGSLYLKHGDTSNAILNYDAALKVSDRLESRIIFSCEILLLKADGLIELSDFTGAKNVLIKAYKLKTPDMKLRNEIEKKLKFLVKICRTENKLLEISEDDYNSKKCLNETLGDCFAKLECYKKAIEYYRKMLECSEALCLTGKDITPAYYSLSQTYKDDGQYDMALKYFERLFEIEKDNPVEASKTLLNIIEVLELRKEDFDVIMEKYRQALSLAKKAGDFKTEAIVLGNMILSERAYGREDLASETQKELDVVKCCFSNEDSEIISNASGDESEFDVDLEELSDVNTDTEDDVTGREKHSRRRVTKSFLIRRNEKGETPLHVASAKGNLQLVRSLLKQGHPVNVPDAAGWSPLHEACNHGQVEVAKILIDAGANIDDRGGPNCDGITPLHDAASCGHLEVIDMLLDNGATPLARNNQGETALDCLIACKRRVESEEGELDPVKLEHFNNVRSRLEECLSKVGYNSKKNTPKQCVIDSRSQRTEDSRISQKFVNNRSFVANKKRSNPGSFDDTFNSGADEYKETMQALRHGNKKECPSLLSERHEKSKAPALLSNEDVGDDWLENDLELSKRPIKRRCEQSVEHQQIKTTKSKSAKPNTSYSTQKKNLSTPVKSNWDEAFDDIDLDDLDFAVSPQISSTNFNTNTLEEAATSESTHNDGSSAGSGVSNPNRSNKMKPKYQKSLLSVGFKRFDPSSHSTQQSVTNANISGNVEFRESPATPRTPATNQSIKVRVEGKLFLVPVPIDYSDLNIKWLVSEAARRYQNLEGVLPLLSLSTEDGAILDENDPISIVVGKNEIQATALSWDLAPLVDRYREACASSNTTVDEYLSIQLDICQANACFQIKDVPVALQCLTPALKAISYHQNLQRISLCGVFLRNTGFKVLVDSITKLTQLRCLDVRSNNITAEGLSYFVMVLSKNASLQNLEELDLSYNPLGGDCVHQLANLTRHLVRLRVLILKSIGLISQSLYEASNFNLEFVEYLDVSNNPLEREGSAKFLSALDSNKIKFLDMSRTGGTEVFRECLLFLDRGYLDMLETLKLADLDINDNDVQQLIQSLKKADQISNLDLSCNTKISDCSHTVISELKNLKELNLAGCSLLTASNQLILPFCGLTLSSEYHENTFREAPYNLIVN; this is encoded by the exons ATGGAAGAACGAA AACTACGcaagagaaaagaaaaagcCATAAATGAGAGCAACTACGAGCAAATATATACGTACTGCAAGGAATTGGGAGACGAACATACAAAAGTGGAAGAATATGAGGAAGCTCTGGCGGAGTATAAG GAAGCTGAACGTGCAGCTaagaaacttcaaaataaattattcgttGCGATTGCTAATCGCATGATAGGTGAAACGTTATGTAACATGGGTGAATTCGAGAAGGCAATAGCTCACCAGAAAGTATACTATA ATTTTTCGAAGGAAGAAAATGACTTGGTTGAAGAACAACGAGCTTTGGCAACACTCGGCCGCACATATTTTGTCGAAGCCGAGAGCTTTTCTAATGAAGatcaagataaaaaaaaatgtctacagctttcgcgaaaatactatttgaaaagtttgaatatTTGTGATAG ATTATCTCAGTCGAATAAATTGTCTCAGAGGGAGTTATCCGAAATGAAAGCTCGACTTTATCTAAACTTGGGTCTGATTTTGGAGTCTGAAGGCGATATTGATTCCGGCTTCGAGCACGTCgcgaaa GCTATTAATATCTGCAAGCATTTGGAACTGTTGGAAATTTTGTGTCGATGTTACACAGCACAAGGATCGCTTTACCTAAAACACGGTGACACTTCGAATGCTATTTTAAATTACGATGCAGCTTTGAAAGTATCAGATCGCCTGGAAAGTCGTATTATATTCTCGTGCGAAATACTTCTACTAAAAGCAGAT GGTTTAATCGAATTGTCGGATTTTACCGGAGCTAAGAATGTACTAATCAAAGCTTACAAACTTAAAACTCCCGATATGAAGCTGAGaaacgaaatagaaaaaaaattgaaatttc TTGTGAAAATTTGCAGAACTGAAAACAAATTACTAGAAATTTCCGAGGATGATTATAACTCGAAGAAATGTTTGAACGAAACTCTCGGTGACTGTTTCGCTAAACTGGAATGCTACAAAAAAGCCATCGAATACTATCGTAAAATGTTGGag TGTTCAGAAGCGTTGTGTTTGACGGGAAAAGATATCACTCCAGCTTATTATTCGCTTTCGCAAACTTACAAAGATGATGGTCAGTACGATATggctttaaaatattttgaacgtctgtttgaaattgaaaaggatAATCCAGTCGAG gctAGTAAAACATTATTAAATATAATCGAAGTACTCGAATTACGGAAGGAAGATTTCGACGTTATAATGGAAAAATATCGACAAGCATTATCGTTGGCAAAGAAGGCGGGTGATTTCAAAACTGAAGCTATTGTTCTAGGGAATATGATACTTTCTGAAAGAGCATACGGTCGAGAAGATTTAGCTA GTGAAACTCAGAAAGAGTTGGACGTCGTGAAGTGCTGTTTTTCGAACGAAGATagcgaaattatttcaaacgcTTCGGGTGATGAGTCTGAATTCGATGTTGACTTGGAGGAGCTTTCGg ACGTGAATACAGATACCGAAGATGACGTGACAGGCAGAGAAAAGCATTCTCGACGTAGAGTAactaaatcatttttaattcgtAGAAATGAAAAAGGCGAAACACCTTTACATGTGGCTAGCGCCAAAGGAAACTTACAGCTGGTTAGAAGCCTTCTCAAACAG GGCCATCCTGTGAACGTTCCTGATGCAGCTGGATGGTCACCTTTGCACGAGGCGTGTAATCATGGTCAGGTAGAGGTGGCAAAGATTTTGATAGACGCCGGGGCTAATATCGACGATCGCGGGGGTCCTAATTGCGATGGAATTACTCCATTACACGATGCAGCTTCGTGTGGCCATCTAGAGGTTATTGATATGCTGTTAGATAACGGAGCTACGCCGTTAGCCCGCAATAATCAG GGAGAAACGGCGTTAGATTGCTTAATCGCTTGTAAACGAAGAGTCGAGTCTGAAGAAGGCGAACTAGATCCTGTCAAATTGGAGCATTTCAATAACGTCAGATCGCGATTAGAAGAGTGTCTCAGTAAAG TGGGCTACAACAGCAAAAAGAACACACCGAAGCAATGCGTCATCGATTCGAGAAGTCAGCGAACAGAAGATTCGAGAATTAGTCAGAAATTCGTCAACAATAGGTCGTTTGTGGCTAATAAAAAACGCAGTAATCCCGGTTCATTTGACGACACATTTAACAGTGGTGCAGATGAATATAAAGAAACTATGCAAGCATTACGACACGGTAATAAAAAAGAATGTCCTTCGTTATTGTCT GAACGACACGAGAAATCAAAAGCTCCCGCTTTATTGAGCAACGAAGACGTAGGCGATGATTGGCTGGAAAATGATCTAGAATTATCGAAAAGGCCTATAAAACGACGTTGCGAACAATCCGTGGAACATCAGCAAATTAAAACTACTAAATCAAAATCGGCTAAACCCAATACGTCGTATTCGACtcagaagaaaaatttatcCACTCCTGT CAAATCAAACTGGGACGAAGCTTTCGATGATATAGATTTAGATGATTTAGATTTCGCAGTTTCTCCGCAAATATCGTCTACAAACTTTAATACTAATACTTTGGAGGAAGCCGCAACGTCGGAAAGTACCCACAACGATGGTTCATCCGCAGGAAGCGGTGTTTCAAATCCGAA TAGGAGCAATAAGATGAAAcccaagtatcaaaaatctctgCTATCAGTTGGATTCAAACGATTTGATCCTTCAAGTCATAGCACTCAACAATCCGTGACCAATGCAAATATTTCCGGTAACGTCGAATTTAGAGAATCACCTGCAACGCCCCGAACACCCGCAACCAACCAGAGTATTAAAGTGCGCGTTGAAGGAAAACTATTCTTAGTTCCTGTTCCTATTGATTACTCTGACTTGAATATAAAATGGCTCGTATCGGAAGCAGCTAGAAGATATCAAAA tttagaAGGTGTACTGCCTTTGCTGAGTTTGAGTACAGAAGATGGCGCCATACTCGACGAAAACGATCCTATATCTATTGTGGTTGGCAAAAATGAGATACAAGCAACCGCATTATCTTGGGATTTGGCTCCTCTCGTCGATCGGTATAGAGAAGCTTGCGCATCTTCCAATACCA CGGTGGACGAATACTTGAGCATCCAATTAGACATATGCCAAGCGAACGCTTGCTTCCAGATCAAAGATGTTCCTGTTGCGTTGCAATGCTTGACTCCGGCTTTAAAAGCAATTTCgtatcatcaaaatttacagCGTATTTCCTTATGCGGTGTATTTCTGAGAAATACCGGATTCAAA GTACTCGTCGACTCGATCACAAAGTTGACGCAATTACGATGTCTCGATGttcgttcaaataatatcaCTGCCGAAGGATTATCTTACTTTGTAATGGTTCTCAGTAAAAACGCATCGTTacag aatttagAAGAGTTGGACTTGAGTTATAATCCATTGGGTGGTGATTGTGTCCATCAACTGGCAAATTTAACTCGACATCTTGTCCGTTTACGCGTTTTAATTCTGAAATCGATTGGATTGATTTCGCAATCACTGTATGAAGCATCCAACTTCAACTTAG AATTTGTTGAATATTTAGATGTGAGCAATAATCCTCTTGAACGAGAAGGATCTGCCAAATTTTTGTCTGCGTTAGATTCGAACAAAATTAAATTCCTGGACATGTCACGCACCGGAGGAACCGAAGTGTTCAGAGAATGTCTGTTATTTCTGGATCGAGGCTATTTGGATATGTTGGAAACTTTAAAATTAGCCGATTTGGACATCAACGATAACGACGTCCAGCAATTAATTCA ATCGTTGAAAAAAGCCGACCAGATTTCAAACCTAGATCTCTCCTGTAATACGAAGATTTCAGACTGTTCTCATACGGTTATAtcagaactgaaaaatttgaaagaattaaatTTAGCCGGATGTTCTCTGTTAACAGCATCGAATCAACTCATTTTGCCATTTTGTGGTCTCACATTGTCCAGCGAATACCACGAAAATACGTTCAGAGAAGCGCCGTATAATTTAATAGTGAATTAA
- the LOC135839802 gene encoding uncharacterized protein LOC135839802 isoform X1, with product MDDFNTKFDSEANGDEKLDKLPQSENNSSSEDTKSSIASVPLSGPSTTPSVNLAVTTSATNSKVPVVSNSAASSTPSSSSTSMSTEFVFDERIMNSAAGKEFKRFKDGQILDSILKKIVFEEMQTEFADYQTEESDPASFIKKEEEQRKQPDPLIITVKLLNILEGIELFCKPDEINTKDWKELATSVRWEQLLSHPSNHAWVEDFMKCANKSTLEEMNYLIEDLFDISNEIQDDYFAGKPANFDKLLCKDLKEPLNFLNRIGLQITYGSRSLTEMLEEIVVNTTDSQDDKDNAEKIKNENFDSATTTQESDNQQAEHSSREALEFPTHGVSSEDSFQKESEEIQEKY from the exons ATG gaTGATTTTAATACAAAATTCGATTCCGAAGCGAACGGTGATGAGAAGTTGGATAAGTTACCACAGTCGGAAAATAATTCTTCGTCGGAG gatACGAAAAGTTCGATAGCATCCGTCCCATTAAGTGGCCCCTCAACAACACCTAGTGTAAATTTAGCTGTAACTACTTCGGCCACTAATTCTAAAGTTCCTGTTGTTTCCAACTCTGCGGCCTCCAGTACGCCTAGCAGTAGCAGTACTTCCATGTCAACGGAATTTGTATTCGATGAGAGAATTATG aattcagcCGCTGGAAAAGAGTTCAAACGTTTCAAAGACGGACAAATCCTCGACAGtatactgaaaaaaatcgttttcgaaGAAATGCAAACAGAATTCGCAGATTACCAAACAGAA gagTCTGATCCGGCCTCCTTTATTAAGAAAGAAGAAGAACAACGT AAACAACCAGACCCGTTGATAATCACAGTAAAGTTGCTCAACATATTAGAAGGAATCGAATTATTCTGCAAACCTGACGAAATTAACACAAAAGATTGGAAAGAGTTGGCAACTAGTGTACGATGGGAACAACTACTATCACACCCGAGTAATCACGCATGGGTGGAGGACTTTATGAAATGCGCCAATAAAAGTACTTTAGAGGAAATGAACTACTTAATCGAGGATTTATTCGACATTTCTAATGAAATTCAGGACGATTATTTTGCTGGGAAACctgcaaattttgataaattattgtgCAAAGATCTCAAGGAACCGCTGAACTTTTTGAATCGCATAGGCCTGCAGATTACATATGGGTCACGTTCCTTGACGGAAATGCTTG AAGAAATTGTAGTGAATACCACTGATTCGCAAGATGATAAAGACAAcgccgaaaaaatcaaaaatgaaaattttgatt CTGCAACGACTACGCAAGAGTCCGATAATCAGCAAGCCGAGCATAGCTCTAGAGAAGCATTAGAATTTCCCACACATGGTGTATCTTCAGAAGACTCTTTCCAAAAAGAAAGCGAAGAAATCCAAGAAAAATACTAG
- the LOC135839802 gene encoding uncharacterized protein LOC135839802 isoform X2, whose amino-acid sequence MDDFNTKFDSEANGDEKLDKLPQSENNSSSEDTKSSIASVPLSGPSTTPSVNLAVTTSATNSKVPVVSNSAASSTPSSSSTSMSTEFVFDERIMNSAAGKEFKRFKDGQILDSILKKIVFEEMQTEFADYQTEESDPASFIKKEEEQRKQPDPLIITVKLLNILEGIELFCKPDEINTKDWKELATSVRWEQLLSHPSNHAWVEDFMKCANKSTLEEMNYLIEDLFDISNEIQDDYFAGKPANFDKLLCKDLKEPLNFLNRIGLQITYGSRSLTEMLEIVVNTTDSQDDKDNAEKIKNENFDSATTTQESDNQQAEHSSREALEFPTHGVSSEDSFQKESEEIQEKY is encoded by the exons ATG gaTGATTTTAATACAAAATTCGATTCCGAAGCGAACGGTGATGAGAAGTTGGATAAGTTACCACAGTCGGAAAATAATTCTTCGTCGGAG gatACGAAAAGTTCGATAGCATCCGTCCCATTAAGTGGCCCCTCAACAACACCTAGTGTAAATTTAGCTGTAACTACTTCGGCCACTAATTCTAAAGTTCCTGTTGTTTCCAACTCTGCGGCCTCCAGTACGCCTAGCAGTAGCAGTACTTCCATGTCAACGGAATTTGTATTCGATGAGAGAATTATG aattcagcCGCTGGAAAAGAGTTCAAACGTTTCAAAGACGGACAAATCCTCGACAGtatactgaaaaaaatcgttttcgaaGAAATGCAAACAGAATTCGCAGATTACCAAACAGAA gagTCTGATCCGGCCTCCTTTATTAAGAAAGAAGAAGAACAACGT AAACAACCAGACCCGTTGATAATCACAGTAAAGTTGCTCAACATATTAGAAGGAATCGAATTATTCTGCAAACCTGACGAAATTAACACAAAAGATTGGAAAGAGTTGGCAACTAGTGTACGATGGGAACAACTACTATCACACCCGAGTAATCACGCATGGGTGGAGGACTTTATGAAATGCGCCAATAAAAGTACTTTAGAGGAAATGAACTACTTAATCGAGGATTTATTCGACATTTCTAATGAAATTCAGGACGATTATTTTGCTGGGAAACctgcaaattttgataaattattgtgCAAAGATCTCAAGGAACCGCTGAACTTTTTGAATCGCATAGGCCTGCAGATTACATATGGGTCACGTTCCTTGACGGAAATGCTTG AAATTGTAGTGAATACCACTGATTCGCAAGATGATAAAGACAAcgccgaaaaaatcaaaaatgaaaattttgatt CTGCAACGACTACGCAAGAGTCCGATAATCAGCAAGCCGAGCATAGCTCTAGAGAAGCATTAGAATTTCCCACACATGGTGTATCTTCAGAAGACTCTTTCCAAAAAGAAAGCGAAGAAATCCAAGAAAAATACTAG